Genomic DNA from Fimbriimonas ginsengisoli Gsoil 348:
GCTTTGGCATCTCTACAACGGCATGCGGCGACCGGGGGAGCACTTCCGCGTGTTCCCGCTCAGCAACTGGACCGAGCTCGATATCTGGCAATACATCGTTACCGAACGGATCGCGATCCCGTCCCTCTACTTCAGCCACGAGCGCGAAGTGGTGGTCCGAGACGGCGTCTTGCTCGCCCACAGCGACTTCCTCGTTCCGATCCCTGGAGAGCGGCGCGAAATCCGGACTATACGTTTCCGAACCGTCGGCGACGCTACCTGCACGGGCGCGATCGAGTCGAACGCTTCCACCTTGGACCAGATCCTTGGTGAAGTGATCTCCGCACGCGTGACGGAGAGAAGCGGCCGCGCCGACGACCAGCGTAGCGACGCCGCCATGGAAGACCGCAAGCGGCAAGGTTATTTTTGATGGACACGCTACGATTCGCCACCGCGGGAAGCGTCGACGACGGCAAGAGCAGCCTTATCGGACGACTTCTCTACGATTCGAAGTCGATTCTCGAGGACCAGATGCTCGCCATCGAGCGCGCCAGCCGTAACCGCGGCGCAGACCAGGTGGAGCTTGCCCTGCTGACGGACGGCCTCCGTGCCGAGCGCGAGCAGAACATCACGATCGATGTCGCCTACCGTTACTTCTCGACCGCAAGGCGCAAGTTCATCATTGCCGATACGCCAGGCCACCTCCAATACACGCGGAACATGGTCACCGGCACCTCGACCGCCGACCTCTCCGTCATCCTGATCGACGCCCGCAAGGGGGTGCTCAGCCAAAGCAAGCGGCACGCGGCCATATCCTCCCTTCTGGGCCTCCGAACTTTGGTAGTAGCCGTCAATAAGATGGACCTGGTCGAGTTCTCGGAGGCAGTTTTTCGTCGGATCGAAGCCGAATTCCGCGCCTTTACCAACCGGCTGGGAATTGCGGACGTGACGTTTATTCCGATCTCCGCATTGAACGGAGACAACGTCGTCGACCCGAGCGAGCAAACCCCCTGGTACTCCGGGCCGACCTTGTTGCAATTCTTAGAAGAGGTCGAGGTCGCTCGACAGCCTCGAACCGGTTTCCGGCTCCCGGTCCAATACGTGGTCCGCCCCCACCAAGACTTCCGCGGATTCGCCGGGCAGGTGGAGAGCGGATCGGTTCGGGTCGGCGACCTGGTCGGAGTCGCCTCGTCGGGTATTCGAAGCGCGGTCCGGTCGCTGCATGTAGCTGGTGAACCCGCCGACGAAGCCCGGGCCGGCCAGCCGGCGGTGGTGGAAATCGATCGCGACGTTGACATCAGCCGCGGCGACCTTCTCTTCGACCCGTCGTCGGCTCCCGAACGCGCGGACCGTGTGGAAGCGGTTGTTTGCTGGCTCGCCGATACGCCGCTCGCGCTAGGCAAGCGTTATCTGGTGCTGCACGCCACGAGGAGGATCTCCGGAGTAATCGAGTCGGTGACCAGCCGGATTGATGTCGACACCCTGGACCCGGTCGCAGCGACCCACCTGGGTCTAAACGAGTTGGGCCGGATACGTCTCCGCACTGCGGGACCGCTCTACTTCGACCCGTACGAGCGGAATTCCGCCACCGGAAGCTTTGTTCTCGTCGACCCGGAGACGAACGGTACCGTCGCCGCGGGAATGATCCAGACCTCTTACTTAGACGAAGAGCCCGCCCCCGATTCCGGGCGGGTGGTGTGGATTAACGGTAACGGAGGGCGGGCTCCGCGCCTGGTCGCCGAGCTGCAAGCCCTCGGGCGCCGGGTAGTTCTCCTCAGCGCAGACACGTTTGGCGCCGGCGCGTCCGAGCCGCTCGCGCGCCTCGCGCGCTCCGCCGCCTCGCAGGGTTTCGACGTCCTCGTCGCCGCCCCGGCCATCGCCACCGGTAGCCGGGAGTGGCCCACCTACCCCGACGAGGGGCAACCGTTCGACCTCCTCCTAGAGTCCGTCCTCCCTCACTTCGACCGGATAACTCAGCCGGCTTCGGCCACAGAATTCTCGATCTAGGAAGGCGGTAACCGTTCGCGATATTTATCACGACATATGTCGTGATCTGTGTTATTCTGTTTGTGACGGCATATGTCGTCATAAATTCAGATGGCAAAACGTAGCGGAGTTGGAGAGGCGGAGATGGAGCTACTTAACTTCATCTCGGGGAAAGGAGGCGCGACGGTCGGCGAAGCGGCCGCGTTTCTCCACGAGACGAAGGGACACTCGCGCACCACGGCCCAGAGCGTGATGGAACGCCTGCGGAAGAAGGGTTACCTGAGGCGCGAAAAGATCGAAGGCGTCTTTCGATACATCCCCTCGCGCTCCGGACCCACCGTAGTGGGAGAGCTGCTCGACGATTTCGTGGCGCGGGTGCTCGGAGGGTCGGTAGATCCGCTTGTCACTTATCTCACCGAAAAGGTCGACCTGGACGATCAGCAGTTGAGCCAGCTTCGAAAGTTGGTTCGCGAATTGGAGGAGAAGGATGCCGGCCGCTGATCCGCTGCTTATTGGTCCCACGCTCGTGGTGGCGGCCGCGGCCCTCGCACTAAAGCTGTTCCCACGTCTCGCGCCGAGGTGGAGAGCTTGGGTTTGGCGATGCGTCTTGCTCAAGCTCCTCCTCGGGGTCTTACCGGTCGGAGCGATTCAGCTACCCTGGCTACCGGCCGAGCCGGCTGTTCAGGAGTACAGTTATGCCGTTGGCCCCGCTCCCTCAACCGGCGTCGATCCGGTTTGGCTCCTTTTAGGAGTCGGCGTGGCGGTCGCGTTGGTCACAGGGCTTCGCTCCTTCCTCTTTGGCCGTCGAATCGTCCGCACCGCGCAAACGGTTGTGGAGCCGTCGGCAAGGCAAGAATTGGAGCGGCTTGGGAGAGCCGGTGGACTCCGGGTTCCGCCCAGAATGCTGGCAAGCGAGGAGCAAGATGTACCGCTCCTGTTGGCCGGCCGTCCGGCCGCGATCGTGCTTCCAGTCGCCTATCTACTGGGAAGGCTTGGGGATCTCCGCATGGCGCTAGCCCATGAGATCGGCCATCTTGCCCGGCGCGATTTGGCTTGGTCCGGGCTCGCCATGGTCGTCCGCTCCATCTTCTTTTTCCATCCGTTCGTATGGCTGGCCGTCCGCGCTCATGCCGAAGCGCAAGAGTCCGCCACCGACGAGCTCGCCATCGAGCTGACAAATGCGCCGGTCTCGGCGTATGCCGACCTTCTCTTAAGGGCGAGCGTTCGCCAGCCCATCGACCAGATTTCCGGAAGCGCGGGGCTGGCAATGGCCGGCTCCTACCGCACCGTCGAAAGGAGGATCCAAGCCTTGAAGAACATCTCAACCGCTCGCCGCCAGCCGCGGCCGGCTCTCCGATGCGTCGCGCCGTTCCTCGCGCTCGCTTTTCTACCGACTTACCAACTCGTACCGGCGCCTCCGGCTCCGGCGGCTCCCGCGCATCCGCCAAAACCGGCCGTGTCCAGATCGATTAAGGGGATTCCCCCGCCGCCGGCAATGGTTTTCTCGGCCGACCAGCGACCAACTCGGGCTCGGTCTAAGGCTCGGCGTCGCCACCGACTCCGGCATGTCAGTCCGCCGGCTAGAGCGTCTATCGTGTGGCATCGTAGCGCCGATTCCCTCCCTCCTCCCGCGAAGCCGCCGACGTGGCATCGGCTCCCGCAGGCTCCGGATCCCCGGGCCTGGGGAGAGATCCCGCCTGCTCCGGCCGCTCCTTCGGTGGATGGTATTAGGCGACCCGGCTCCGCTCTTCCGCCGCCCGTCCCTTCGGCCGATATGGCCAGGCGGCCAGGTTCCGTTATCCCGCCCTCCGTTCCTTCGGCCGATACAGTCAGGCGGCCCGGGTCCGTTCCCCCACTCCTCGCCCCTTCGGCGGATATGGTCAGGCGGCCCGCCCGAAGACAAGTGCCTGCCGATCGTGTTCGTCGCGCGAAGGACCCCCGGCGGGTGCCGTTCCTCAGCGAGATTCCCATCGTCGGCCATGCGTTC
This window encodes:
- a CDS encoding M56 family metallopeptidase; this encodes MPAADPLLIGPTLVVAAAALALKLFPRLAPRWRAWVWRCVLLKLLLGVLPVGAIQLPWLPAEPAVQEYSYAVGPAPSTGVDPVWLLLGVGVAVALVTGLRSFLFGRRIVRTAQTVVEPSARQELERLGRAGGLRVPPRMLASEEQDVPLLLAGRPAAIVLPVAYLLGRLGDLRMALAHEIGHLARRDLAWSGLAMVVRSIFFFHPFVWLAVRAHAEAQESATDELAIELTNAPVSAYADLLLRASVRQPIDQISGSAGLAMAGSYRTVERRIQALKNISTARRQPRPALRCVAPFLALAFLPTYQLVPAPPAPAAPAHPPKPAVSRSIKGIPPPPAMVFSADQRPTRARSKARRRHRLRHVSPPARASIVWHRSADSLPPPAKPPTWHRLPQAPDPRAWGEIPPAPAAPSVDGIRRPGSALPPPVPSADMARRPGSVIPPSVPSADTVRRPGSVPPLLAPSADMVRRPARRQVPADRVRRAKDPRRVPFLSEIPIVGHAFVSRDRAPIVPAPPIPDGPVRPQATRRVPVLSDIPIIGRLFVTTVDHDVPSAQPPK
- a CDS encoding BlaI/MecI/CopY family transcriptional regulator, whose translation is MAKRSGVGEAEMELLNFISGKGGATVGEAAAFLHETKGHSRTTAQSVMERLRKKGYLRREKIEGVFRYIPSRSGPTVVGELLDDFVARVLGGSVDPLVTYLTEKVDLDDQQLSQLRKLVRELEEKDAGR
- a CDS encoding sulfate adenylyltransferase subunit 1 — translated: MDTLRFATAGSVDDGKSSLIGRLLYDSKSILEDQMLAIERASRNRGADQVELALLTDGLRAEREQNITIDVAYRYFSTARRKFIIADTPGHLQYTRNMVTGTSTADLSVILIDARKGVLSQSKRHAAISSLLGLRTLVVAVNKMDLVEFSEAVFRRIEAEFRAFTNRLGIADVTFIPISALNGDNVVDPSEQTPWYSGPTLLQFLEEVEVARQPRTGFRLPVQYVVRPHQDFRGFAGQVESGSVRVGDLVGVASSGIRSAVRSLHVAGEPADEARAGQPAVVEIDRDVDISRGDLLFDPSSAPERADRVEAVVCWLADTPLALGKRYLVLHATRRISGVIESVTSRIDVDTLDPVAATHLGLNELGRIRLRTAGPLYFDPYERNSATGSFVLVDPETNGTVAAGMIQTSYLDEEPAPDSGRVVWINGNGGRAPRLVAELQALGRRVVLLSADTFGAGASEPLARLARSAASQGFDVLVAAPAIATGSREWPTYPDEGQPFDLLLESVLPHFDRITQPASATEFSI